The following DNA comes from Enterocloster bolteae.
ACGCGCACCGCTTCCGATATTTCAATCTTGTGCCCCCGTCTTTCCCATGTGATTCTTATGTCTAAATGCCTCACCACGCTCCTGTCACTGTCTATATCCTGCATGACGGCGGCGTTCGTTTTTAGCTGTATGGCATGGGTCCGTGTTTTTGCCTGTATGGTTTTTCCGCAATAGGGGCATGTTATATGGTCATTGTGTCTTACCTTTTTCCCGTCCGGCCTTTTAAATTTTCCAGCGTTTCCATCCTTTCCGCAGGCCGTGCAGCTCCATCGTTCGGAATCCTTGTCATAAAAGGCATAATCCCGGTCCCCTGATGCCGTCTTGACAATCCATTCGTTAAAATCTTTCGGGAGAGGAGGGATTTTGTCCATCAGGTTCCGGATGCGCTCCAGACGGCGGCTCTCCTTTGACTCCCTCTGGTTGCTGTTGTAATCATTCTCCTTGTGCTTGATGCGGGTCAGTGGTTCCATCGTGCTGAATCTCTCCGGCAGCAGCTCCTTAATCAGCTTCTTATCCGCTTCGGAATTGATTGGTATGTTTCCGTCCAGATCGTAATACCAGTAATGCGTCGCATCGTATTCGCATAAGGTCTGGAGCACTGTCTGCCTCCATATGCCGGTCTTAATATAATAGGTCTCATATTCCCCTGTTATGGTGTTCATGCAGTACCGTCCAATCAGCTCCCGGTCCTTCCAGTAATTCAGTATCAGGATTTTCTCTACGGCCTGAGCGGTCAATACCGCCCCGTCCTGGTCCGGCCGCACCGGCTCTGTTTTTAATACGCTGCTCCGTTTCATCCCTCTGCCTCCTTCGGTTCCCTGCCCTCCAGGGTGTACCATGTATTCGGTTTTATAGTTCCGTTTACTTTAAACAGCCTTGCATCCTCAATCTCGCCGTTTACTTCCCGGATTAATCCCAGGACGCTGCCGGCCGCTCCCTTGACTTTGGGATGCGGGCCTCTGGCAATTGCCATGCTTCCCTCGCTCCATGCCTCTGCCTTATCCTTTCTGACGCTGCAGCACTGCATGTTCATTTCCCACTCCCGGAGCGGATGATTGACCATATACATCATGGCATGGCCAACCAGCTCCCGGAGGGACAGCTCCTTTAACAGGGTGATTTCTGTACAGGCCAGCTGGGTATCGGTCCCACCCAGTTCGTCCAGGCTTCCGGAGGCCTCCACCAGAAAATACCTGTTTCCGCATCCCAGCGGATACCACCGCAGACACTCTAACGGGTACTCGGCACAATGCGCGCCTGAATTCCGGCATTTGGATTTGCTTTCTTTTATGGTTTTTCCTATCTCATACTGAAACGTTCCTCTCCCGCAGGTGCAGGTCAGGTCCGCATTGAATCCTTTGTATGCAAGCATCTTACTGCTCCTTTCCCATGTAGTATTCCGTGATGATTTTCTTGGCACGTCCCATCCCTGGTATTCCCAGCGTTACCTTGTAATTGATTTTGACCGCCTTTAGGATGTCGCTGTCTACCGGATGCTGGTTCTTCATGCTCCATTCCAGCAGGGCCGCAATGCATCCCTTCAGGCTCTTTCCTTTCCGCCTGACGGCCACGGCCATCTCCGGTTCCTCCGCGCACCTCAGCTTGATGTACTGCAGCCAGTCCTCCATGATTTCGTACGGCTTCAATTCCTTTGCCTCGATGTCCAGTTTTCCGTAGGCTGCCATGAGCGGGGTCACAAAGGCTGCCACATAGCCGTCTATAAAGTCCATGGCATCCTCCTTGTCTATCCCGTTTTCCTCCGCGATGGCAAGGATGGCCTCGTTGTCTCCTTCCTTCCTCTGCGCCGCTGCTGCCCGGTTCATTTCGTCCGCGCTGTCAAATTCTCCAAATTTATCAAACATTCTGTTTCGCCTCCTCTATGTAAATTTCTCTTACCGTACTGGCGGAGATTCCCACCAGGCAGGATATCTGCGCATAGGTCATACCCATGTTTCTGAATGTCATAATTCGGCCCGCGTATTCCTTCCTGTTTATTCTGCGGCGGCCTGGGGCTTTTACCTCTTCAGGGCAGCTGTCGCTGGAGCATGCTATCCCCATTTCTTTCCGCATCCGCGCCAGTTCCCGCGCCAGCTGCTTCTGTGTCATACGGTTTAACTGGATGGCCTCGCCCCATGTCATACTGGTCTCATATGTGTTTCCCCTTACTCCGTGATAAGCCATGGTGACGATGTGTCCATGCGGTTTGATGACTGACATCTTTTCCAGGATGACTTCATCGTCACCCCTCCGACGCGGCCTGTAGCAGTACAGCCTGTCCCCTTCTTTTATCCGGCGTTTAAACGCCTCAACTTCAAGCGGTTCAATGCCGCCCTTTACTTTATCGTTTCCCGGCTTTCCCCCAGTATTTACTCGGTCTGTCCGGGATTCTTCCTGATGAGATTTCATGTTATCTTCCCTTTCCTAAATTCTGATTGCATCCATTGCCTGTATTCGTGGTGTTCGTCTGTAAACAGGTACCGGTGCGGGTCCAGCTCCTGAAGGATTTTTTCCCAAAGGTCCGCGTTCTTTACGGGTGTTCCCTTGGCGTTTCTCCACTCGTTTTTCTGCCACTGTCTGGCCCATCTGTTTTGCATTGCGTTGATAATATGCTGACAGGTGGTGTATATCCGCAGCTCACACGGGCAGTTCAGGCGGCCCAGGGCCTCTGCCAGGGCCGTAAGGGCGAGCTGGTTCTCTGTAGCCCGCTCCATGGCTCCCCGTCCCTCCCTGGTGGCCGGCGCCCCGTTCCTGATGCATTCCAGGAGATAAAGATATTCGCCGTCCTTCCTGGCCGGTCCATGGAAGGAGGTCTCTATGTAGATGTTCACGTCCTGCACTTTCCCTTGCTCCTTTCCGGTTCTGGAAGCTTTACCAGGAGGTAGTACAGGTATTTATACCCAAAATCATTTACCCATTCCTCCACGCTGCCTTTATCGAGATACCATCCTTCAGGCACCGTAATCTCGCCCGCACTAAAGGTTTTCTTCCGCTTCCGATGCTTTTTCATCTCCGCATGTACAAGATTCTTGCTGGGGTTATATCTTCCAGCCTGTTTTCCTCCATAGGTCTTTTGAGTCAGCTCTGAATATTCTATAAAATACCCTGCCAACTTACGGTAATTCCGATCCTTACGCATAGGCTCAAAATGTAGACCGCCGTAGGGCCATACATCCTTTATCAGTCTGACATCTATGGGGGAGACCACGATATGTATATGGCTCCCACCCCTGGGTCCCACTTCTGGCACCCATACATATTTGAGTACCTTGCCATTCCGATGATATATATTTCTTAATTTCCGTAGCACTTTAGTTATCTGCGAAATCAGTTCCTTTTTATTCTTTGGCCGGTTCTCTATGGCATAGTTCCAGGTTATGTACCAGCAGTCCGGCCCGAAGTTCTCATTCAAATCCAATGTAAGCCTTTGCATGGACCTCCGGATATTATTCTTCCTCTGCGATTCCGGGGTTGGCTTTTTCCGTTTCCGCCTTTTCCCCGCCCCCGGCTCCGGCCTGCTCCTATCATGATAGCTATAGTGTGCTTCCGTTATCCCTGCTGTTGCTATTTTTTCAAAGTACGGCATATACCTCTCCCGCTTGTCCAAAAGATAATAAACTTAACAAGTTGTAAAAGCGGTCTTAAACCGCCATAATCCTTGACTTTCGGTCCATCCACAGGTATAATGTATACATAGTGTTTTGGTCTGTGGAGGACCGGCTCCTGAAGCTATTTCCGTGGCTTCAGGAGCATTTTTTATTGTCAATGTTCATCCGGTTCCGGCCCTGCTTCCTCATCGCCTTCCCCTTCCATGAGACGGTCATATTCCTGTTTCCAGGCCATTACCTTTTCCATCTCGCTCTCCAGCTCATCGTATTCCCCGCCGGCATCCTTATACTCGTTAAACCAGGTTTTAAGCTCGTCCCAATATTCATCCAGTTCCTCCTGGTCATCCTGGTCCTTAATCCCCATCCGGTTTATGTACTGGATTTCCTCCCATATCCATGCGACATCATCCAGCATGTCCGTACCAATCAGCCAGACCAGGAAAGTCTTGTCCTTTAATATGGCGAAACCACATCGGTCGAACCATCGGTCGGCACACTCCCGCTCATCGGATCCGTTTGTACGTTCCCCACATATCAGGTCCGCAATGAAATTCTCCAGCAGTTCCCCGGCCGTCATGCTCACACTTCCGGCTTTTTTGCATAATCGTTCCATGTCCTCATCGCACAGTTCGATTGTCAACGTCCGTTTCTTCCTCATGTATTTTTCCTCACTTCCCATTTAAAGCCTCACGCCCATGGCCAACGCCATGACCACAATTGCCACTATCGTCATACCAATTGACCACACCAGCAGCAGGATAACCCATCTCCATTTCAAACCTGGTCTCCTGTTGCCTATAATCATTAGTATCCACCGCATTCCCTTTGCATTGGTAAGAGCCACTGTGTCCGGGCCAACATGATCCAGACGCCAGTCCGATTCCCCGGCCCAATACTCAAGTGGGATGATTAGCTCAATCTTTCTCTTCATTTTGTTTTCTCCTGATTATTTTTAAGGCTCGTCCCTCAGGGCCGCCTTTAGGCGGTCTGCTCCTTCTCTTTGTCAGAAAAATAAGCGGAATATATCTTTCCAACTCGGTCAAGGATTTTCTCCCTTTCCTCGGCAGTTTTCGCGATGTTGTCATCATAGATTTCCACCGTTCCATTGCCGATTTTGTATTCTGCTACTTTCATATCACCACCCCTCTCTGGTAGATTGTATGTGGTATTGGTTGTACTTCTTGCGTTGTCCTTCTCGCTTTCCGACTGGTAATCATCCCCTCACTGTGATACAATTTCCTTACAGGCCCCGGCAGGTCGAGTACAACAGAAAGGAGAATGTTACATGTATCACATAATTATTAATTTTGCAGACCAATCTTATAGAGAATTCAGTGGTATAGACAAAATTGAATACACTACCCCCGACGGATATCAGACAGTATCCGAAAAGGAAATACTCTCTCACCGTTTCCCCCTGCGTGGTACTTATTTTTTTCTATGGCGATGACATCTTTGCCTCAGTGGATATGAATCACGCTAAGACACTGGAAATTATTATCGAGCATTAGAATGTGATTCTCTTACCCTTATGTTAACTATTGCATAAGGGTAATCCCTTTTTATCTTTTTGTACCAATCTAAAACATCTGGTAATTCTTCTTTGCTTGTTTCAAAAACCAAAATAAACTTTCCCATCTATCTCCTCACCTCGCTTCCTATTCTGTTTCCAATGCATAGCAGTAGACTATCTAACCATTTTGGCTAACTGTTCCATGTCTTCCCGCTCTTTCCTCATTAACAGTGTGTTGGTTTTGAAGGGCCTGCTCCGAAAGGCAGGGGCTCTGCCATGTACTTTCTTTCCCATCCAAAATAGGAATGTTGAAATATACATTTTTCCAAAATTTCGATTCCCTCTTCTACTGTTGTTTCTTCCAATATTTTAAGAATCTCCACACCTTTTACTTTTTGTGAATCATTGAAATTCATAATCTGGCTAGCTTTCCTAATACATTCCGTACCGCTTTTATCCATCTTTCTCTCCACCTTCTTTCCTGCTGGCAATCATCCCCTCACTGTGATACAATTTTCTTAACAACCCCTCCAGGTTGAAATAAACAAAAAAGGAGTGACTTTATGTCTTCATTCAATCCATTTTCAATTCCATCATCTTTGCTAAACGAAGCTACTATTAAATTTGATGTGGAGCGCGACAATTCTGTTATTTGCTCTTCCCGCGGATTCTTCTGTGGAAAAAACTACCCGAGCACTATCCAACTTGTTGAGAATGTTGATATCAAAAACGGTGATTGGCTCATTGATACTACTACAAACCAACGCTATTATGTTTTAGATGCCCACCCCATCATAGTTGGCGGCCAGCCAGTAGACTGGATGGTGAAGTACCAAACGGAACTTGAATATAAGCAACAACTAAACGTAAACAACAATTCAACTACTATCAATATTCACTCTGTCAACGGGAATTCCGCTATTGGAAGTCAAGCTAATGTCGTATTTAACATTGGTTCTAATTTATCTGACATTGAAGCTATTATTGAAAAACTTTCTCCAACAGAACAAACAGAGGCCAATGAACTCCTCACGATTTTAAAAGATACCACTGAATCTAATCATCCAATATTGGTTGAAGGCGCTTTATCCAAGTTCTCGAATCTTATCAAAAAGCATTCTGACCTTCTCATCGCTATCGGAGGATGGGCTGTACAGTTGTTGATAGGAACTAAATGACATCTTATTTTTATTAGCAACACTTTTACAGAACTCATGATTTAGATTTGTCATACATATCTGGCCTTGAAGTGCAAGTTCAAGGTCGGATATTTTTTTCTCCATAACCATCCACTTTTTCCTTGATATCCACATTTTTCTCACCTCTCTTCCTATTTGGTTTCCAATGTGCCGCTATATACTATCCGGCTTTTCGTGGACCATTCTTCGTATTACATTCTGCATTCTGGCTGGCCAGTAGTAAATTTCCTCCCATTACCAAAATGCTCCTTCTGGGTTCAGACAAGTTTCTGTAAATCTTTACAAGCATCTCCATCTCACTACTGCTGACTTCCAAATCTTTCTTGTTCATTTTCTCACCTCGCTTTCCAGTTGCCTATGTTTACATCTTAGTATATATTCGCTACATTGTCAATACCTTTTTGTTGACTTACGCTACCTTTTGTGTTACTCTAATACTATCAGTCCGTGAGAGGGGGTGAAATGTTTGAATGAACGACTCAGAGAGTTAAGAAAAAAATGCGGATTAAGCCAAGAAGAATTTGGGAAAAAGCTCGGTGTCACCAAAACAGCTGTAAGTAAAATGGAATTAGGTACATATCAAATAACAGATACAATGTTGAAACTTATATGTTCAGAATTTAATGTGAATGAAAAATGGCTTCGCTCTGGCGAGGGAGGCGAAGGCGATATGTTTATTAAACCACAAAAAAACGACCTTATTGCCAGGGCCGCTCAATTATTGGGTGAGAAGGACCCAGTATTTGAAGCGTTTGTCGCCACATACAGTAAACTGAGTCCTTCCAATCGTAAAGTTTTATTGGAGTTTGGATTAGAGTTTTTAAATA
Coding sequences within:
- a CDS encoding RNase H family protein, giving the protein MQDVNIYIETSFHGPARKDGEYLYLLECIRNGAPATREGRGAMERATENQLALTALAEALGRLNCPCELRIYTTCQHIINAMQNRWARQWQKNEWRNAKGTPVKNADLWEKILQELDPHRYLFTDEHHEYRQWMQSEFRKGKIT
- a CDS encoding helix-turn-helix domain-containing protein codes for the protein MKCLNERLRELRKKCGLSQEEFGKKLGVTKTAVSKMELGTYQITDTMLKLICSEFNVNEKWLRSGEGGEGDMFIKPQKNDLIARAAQLLGEKDPVFEAFVATYSKLSPSNRKVLLEFGLEFLNNLDIPDDN
- a CDS encoding DUF7666 domain-containing protein produces the protein MLAYKGFNADLTCTCGRGTFQYEIGKTIKESKSKCRNSGAHCAEYPLECLRWYPLGCGNRYFLVEASGSLDELGGTDTQLACTEITLLKELSLRELVGHAMMYMVNHPLREWEMNMQCCSVRKDKAEAWSEGSMAIARGPHPKVKGAAGSVLGLIREVNGEIEDARLFKVNGTIKPNTWYTLEGREPKEAEG